The sequence below is a genomic window from Dermacentor albipictus isolate Rhodes 1998 colony chromosome 2, USDA_Dalb.pri_finalv2, whole genome shotgun sequence.
TTCCACACGTTACAGTACAGATGAGGTTGTTTCCAATCATCGCAAGAAAATATATTTCGAAAGGGCGGGAAATTTTTGAGCGGGATGTTGACGCGCCACTTGCGGGGCGTCATCGCCATCGAGTGCTGCCCGCTGCGTGATTCGCTGTCGCCGTCATCGCAGAATGCCACCGCGTAGTTGTAGAAGAATAGTTCCCTCGCACTGACCTGCGAATCGGACAGCTGATAGAACATGCCTGTGGCGTTGTGGTCACTCAGCGCGCGCTTGTAGAGTTCGTACAGGGGCACCAGCAGGGCGTTGTCCAGAAAGGCTTCTTCGCGGCGTGCCACGCTCCACTTCCCCGCAGAAAGCCGACCACCACCGATTTCAGCTGCTGCAGCGGCCCGGTACTGGCGCTGAAGGCACTCGGTGATGTTCTCGCTGGCGCCGACAGATGCGGCGCTCCACCAGCTCCTGCTCAAAGCTCGGCCCTCATCGTCGAAGGCCGAATTACTCCTGAGCAGAGCTTTAACCACACCCCTAACGATGGGAGCGAGAACTACGGGATACAGCTGGAAAGGGATCTTGTTCGAGACGGCGGTGAGGAAAGCCACGATAGAGTTCGGAAGGAACACGAGGTTGTTGGTGGGTTGGTACTCACATTCCCAGTCGAACACGGATGCGTCGTAGGCGTTGTCGTAGGCTTCGCCTGTTGTGGCGCGAGTGCTCCAGGCACTCCAGTATATGCGGGACGCGTAGGACAGCATACTGAATGCCGTTCCGAGCAACGTGTCATTGGATTCCAGCGGCAAGGGTGGTGTGCGCCGGTACTTCTCATATTGGACAAAGTTTCCCTGCGTACCAAAAGCGATCGCCATTGCGTCCAGCTTTCGCAAAGCCTGGTTGAGGTCACTAGGCGAAAACCATGACTGCCCTGATCCCATCATTTGTCGAAATACAAGACGCGTCTTGTTGAATAGTTCTTTGAGCTGGCCATCGCGATGCCGCCGGTAGACGTTGGCAAACTCTCGGCTTAGCGTCAGCTTCGCTGCGATTCCGATTCCATAGCGGTACATCTTTTCCAACAGCAACGTGCATGGAAGGAGCGGCGGCTCCACCCTGGGAATGTCGTAGCCGTAACTCAGATCATATAGCACTGCGTATCCCGGTGGCATCAGCGGTGCAAGGGTAACCATGGCTTTGAAGCCGACGTAATTGGCTATGGCAGTGCGGTAATCTACAAAATTGCGTATAGATGTGAAGTGGCTGAAAAAGACGGGGTCCTCTACGATTGTAAGTGTAGATCGCATAGCACTTGGCTCCATATCGAAGAGAAGCGTCATGTACTTCAGCCAGTCCCACCATTCGCTCTTGGGCAACATATTTACTGCACTCACGCCTTTTTCAAGCAAGTGAATCGGAACCCCGTCAAGGTAAGTCAGTTTATGCAGCATCATTTCGAGTTTCGATATTTGCCTGCTAACCATAGCGCCTGTAAATGGGTTGCTGTAGAGGCTGATTGCGCTGAAAATTATATCTCGGTATCGCTCCAGGACATTTTTTCTTGGCCAACTTGCGTAACGTTTTAGATACGTCACAGGTTCTTTCAGTACAATCTGATGCTTAGAGTCATTGCGGTTACTTCGAAGCACGCTCAACCTAAAGAGTGATTGCAGCATCATGAAGCGATCTCCAGCGGAAACAACGTTTACAATGTCACCTTCGAATGTGAGGTAGGGCCAAGCGCTTAGCTGCAGTGTGCCTAGGATTTCCGCCCAATCTGACTGTTGATTCCCGTCACTGTTGTTCCCGTGAGCGGTTTTACACTTTTCGTGAAACCACATTGCTTGGTCCAGAAAACTTCCTTCGCCAGACAGCCTGCGTCTATTCTTGATTTTCGAATATCTGCTCATGAAAAGACCCAAATCTTCTACCAGCTGCCGAATGCTGAGCTGCGGGTATGGCAACTGGTGGGTTTTCGTGGTGTCCCTGTAAGGAAACACAATGTATATTATGCCCATGCTTCGAAGAATTCACTTCGTTGTGTTCACAATAATTACCTCGCAATTGAAAGCAAGCGCTGTTTCGCATTTTTTGAGCTTGAAAACCTTGAAAAATAGAACATCACCAAACAACCAGCCAGCAGCGTGTGAGATGCTGCTGCTTTGCTTCTCTGTAATTATATTTTCAATTTCTCAGAAAAAATTCTACTTGTTTATCCTATCAGTAATGCAAGCTTCTTTTTCATGGGTGTCAAGCTTTTATTCGCCCAAACGAACAGAGCAGACAACACGGGGACATATACAATTTCAATGATGGGCAAGTAAGTGCGagcagcaaaaataaataaaatgaccaacccttcccctaccgcAAAATGGGAGTAAGCGAAGTTTGTCCTCCATGCACTGGACCTTAGCCCCGGTTAAGTAACCGATAGGTAAAGGGGCCGGATTGCTTGGGCTTCCCAGTCCCTCAGCGCGaaatcttctcgttgctgtcggat
It includes:
- the LOC135901881 gene encoding phosphate-regulating neutral endopeptidase PHEX-like, translated to MRIQSWLDAVARQVEECPVPCGWVRCSVITASIAILGMLFVIVVVGGRHYARLGDFSDDSIMAVAAVYNRHVDPPLGYTQADLNECTSEVCRWNANYLFNRIRMRGDPCDDFYEHVCSAFQDTTKTHQLPYPQLSIRQLVEDLGLFMSRYSKIKNRRRLSGEGSFLDQAMWFHEKCKTAHGNNSDGNQQSDWAEILGTLQLSAWPYLTFEGDIVNVVSAGDRFMMLQSLFRLSVLRSNRNDSKHQIVLKEPVTYLKRYASWPRKNVLERYRDIIFSAISLYSNPFTGAMVSRQISKLEMMLHKLTYLDGVPIHLLEKGVSAVNMLPKSEWWDWLKYMTLLFDMEPSAMRSTLTIVEDPVFFSHFTSIRNFVDYRTAIANYVGFKAMVTLAPLMPPGYAVLYDLSYGYDIPRVEPPLLPCTLLLEKMYRYGIGIAAKLTLSREFANVYRRHRDGQLKELFNKTRLVFRQMMGSGQSWFSPSDLNQALRKLDAMAIAFGTQGNFVQYEKYRRTPPLPLESNDTLLGTAFSMLSYASRIYWSAWSTRATTGEAYDNAYDASVFDWECEYQPTNNLVFLPNSIVAFLTAVSNKIPFQLYPVVLAPIVRGVVKALLRSNSAFDDEGRALSRSWWSAASVGASENITECLQRQYRAAAAAEIGGGRLSAGKWSVARREEAFLDNALLVPLYELYKRALSDHNATGMFYQLSDSQVSARELFFYNYAVAFCDDGDSESRSGQHSMAMTPRKWRVNIPLKNFPPFRNIFSCDDWKQPHLYCNVWKGFS